The following coding sequences are from one Virgibacillus necropolis window:
- a CDS encoding SurA N-terminal domain-containing protein, translating to MKKMIMLVLALSLTIILAACGDDSESASDKSKEGSKDKKTEETAQPAAEDVKITDKEKVDKDKVVTKINGEEIKGKQYNTSYAQTKTLMSQYGQDVSDVKNVKEQTLNVIVEQELIKQEATNKGIEVTDEEVQKQFETIKEQNADQFSAVLEQYNLTEETYKDQLAFELTLQKYMKQEIKGKEVTDEEVQKYYDKLKEQSKGQEGQEVPKLEDVKDQIKGQLKQQQQQQQLQAKVEQLKKNAEVKHMI from the coding sequence ATTCTGAGTCTGCTAGTGATAAAAGCAAAGAAGGAAGCAAAGATAAGAAGACAGAGGAAACAGCGCAACCAGCAGCTGAAGATGTTAAAATTACGGATAAAGAAAAAGTGGACAAGGATAAAGTTGTCACAAAAATAAATGGTGAAGAAATCAAAGGTAAACAATACAATACTTCTTACGCGCAAACAAAAACGTTGATGAGCCAATATGGGCAAGATGTAAGTGATGTGAAAAATGTAAAAGAGCAAACACTAAACGTTATTGTTGAACAAGAACTTATTAAACAAGAAGCTACTAACAAAGGTATTGAGGTTACAGATGAAGAAGTTCAAAAACAATTTGAAACCATCAAAGAGCAAAATGCTGATCAATTCTCTGCTGTATTAGAGCAATACAATCTAACAGAAGAGACATATAAGGATCAGTTAGCATTTGAATTAACACTGCAAAAATATATGAAACAAGAAATTAAAGGAAAAGAAGTTACAGATGAAGAGGTACAAAAATATTACGACAAGCTAAAAGAACAAAGTAAAGGCCAAGAAGGCCAAGAAGTTCCTAAGTTGGAGGATGTTAAAGACCAAATTAAAGGTCAATTAAAACAACAACAGCAACAACAACAGCTACAAGCGAAAGTAGAACAATTAAAAAAGAATGCAGAAGTTAAACACATGATTTAA